TATGTCAGAATGACTAAGACCAAACAAATTATCACACCTTTTATTATTGAGCTTAAATGGAGTACGACATTGTTTAGCTCTAAAACACGAATCACAAACATCgtctgaaaaccaatttaaaTTGTGTCCAACTAAAGGGGAAAAACGAGAAAAAATACTCTTGGAAGGATGTCCAAGTCCCTTATGCCATATACGACTTTCCTTTGAGGCCGTGACCTGTCCCGCAATCTCTATCTCTCTCGGCTTGTAATAATATACCCCGTGTCgatgctcaccccgtccaatctccATCCTCGTAGTCCGGTCCTGCATTTCACAATAATCAGAATTGAATGTTATTACGCAATTGTTCTCATGTATCAGTTGTTGGACggaaattaaattacaagtgagCATGGCCACAAATAAAACatctttcaaaataaaatttgaaCTCAGTTGAACTTCTCCATGGATATTTGCTTCGACTTGTCTTCCATCCGGTATGCTCACTGATGACGGAGCATCAACCCATGAATTAATCAGCAATTCGCGCCTCCCTGTCATATGATGAGACGCACCGCTGTCTATCATCCATTCAATATCGTCAATTTCATACCTCTTAATTTCTCGTTCCCATCAGGACTCACGCTCAACAAGACTCGAAGGCTTTCAATTTCTTCATCTGTGAAAGTAATATTCTTGCTTTATGATTCCCCTTGTCGCATCCCTGATGTCGCATTCATGGCATTCGCCTGGTAATTGTTCTGTCCTCGTCCTCCGCCTCTTCTACGATTGCTATTTTCGCGACCAGTACCGCTTCCTCTTCGCCCTCTCCCCCTTTCACGTGCCTTCACTTCCTCGTATCCATGCTTATCGTAGCAGTTTTATTCTGTGTGATAATATTTCCCGCAATGAGTGCACTGGGGTGGTGGCGTCTCTTCTTCGGTTTCTGGTTTCAGGTTACGTCCCTTTCCTCCATTGTAAACTCTAGCAACCATGCCATCTTCATTCCGGTCTTCCTTTACTTTGGTAAGGGAAGCGTGTCTCTCTTCTCTTAAGATCAGGGCATAGGCACGGGTCAGACTTGCAATAGGATCCTCCATCAGTAGGTTAGTTCTTATATTTCCGTATAATTTAGAATCTAAACCCATCAAAAACGGATGTACTTTCTCCTCTTCTCGTTCCTTTTCTATCGACGCGGCTGCCCCACAAGTGCAATCCTTGATCTTGCTGTAATTTCCCAACTCGTCCCAGATGGTCTTCAATCTCGTGTAGTATTCCACGCCTGAGTCTCTCCCTTGTTTGCATTCATTTAACTCGCTCTTCAACTGGTGAACCCTAGGCGTGTTGCCTGCCGAGTACCTTTCACGTAGTTCGTCCCAAACGTCTTTGATGGATTGTGAAAAGGTGATACCCGGGTGCAATTTTGGATCAATGACATTCTGAATCCACGGCCTTAGCATAGCGTTGCATTGTCGTCATGCCACCAATTCAAGATTGTCTTCACCACTACTACTCTCCGGTTCCTTGACCTTTCCCTCGATAAAAGCTAACTTATTTTTAGCATCCAATCCATTCTTAACCGCATCCGCCCACATCTCATAATTTTCGCCATTAAAGATAATCTGTGTGACGTTTAGATTGGGATTATCAGAGGGATGAAGGTAAAGGGCTGATGTTACGGGAATTGTCTTTGGACCATTCCCTTTCGATTTTTCATCGTCACCAACCATAATGAAATCGTTATTTTTGCCTTGGATCTTCGTTTTGAGAAACAAAAATTGTGTGTGGATCGTTTATGGCTCACGATACCATGTGAAATTCTATTGAACAAGGAGTCGATTGAAAGGGTTAATTCTCATTGATAAACTTCTACCATACATACATCCATATATACAGACAAATGGCATAATACAATCTTAATCTTTCCTAACTAGAGCCTACAAATATGGTAACTGAATAATCTACTTCCCTAATGTCGAGATTACACAAACAAAATAATATCATTGATATTATACACATATTCTATAGATATGATTCTAATAAAGCATGACATGTGCCGCTGACAATTTTGCATTTTAATTCAACTTAGGAAATAATGCAAAGTCATATTAGCTCGTCGTATTTTTATAGGATTGACGATGCTGTAGCCTAAAACGAAAAGTACGGTCGACTTATAGAATATAGTACAATACATAGGGAGATAAGAGGGATATAAAACACATTATTGCACAAAAAATGACCAATGGTTTCTGAGCACAATTCATTCTTTCTCTAAACAGTACAATCGAGAACTGATTTCAGTCGTCGTTTGAACACTAGAAAACATGTAATAAGTTAGTAAAACAATCGCTAAAGAAAAGTAGCTCCTACGCGTAATATATTGTATAATTGTGTAACTAACGGTGGTTTCAATTTTCTGTGTACCGTTGTGATTAACGTTACGACCAATTTCTGCATGATAACTTGTTAGACGATCCACTGGCACAATGATGTTGCGCGCGTTACGGCGGCCGATCAAACAGTTATACATCCTTGTCCAAGTGTCTTTAGAGTAGTTACTAATTTCTTCATACACCATAAAAAGCACTAGTATAGTACAAGATGTCAGCAAGAGACAAGTCTTGATCCAGAAATTATAAGGACGGATTTCCTGCATAAACCCGTGATAAATCATTCTAATTAGTATTGTATTAGACGGCTTCAAGTAAATATTAACTAAAGTCGCATATATCCATAGCAGAAAATCATGTGACTGTGTTATATCATACGGACTATTTCTTTTGGTCAAATAAAATGTACTCCGTAGCTTACAATGGAGCTTGTGTAAGGCCGTATACACAAGAACTTATGAATTTCTACAAACATATTTCTAATTACGAGAATCATATGTATTACATGGATATATGAGAAGAATAGATCAGTAGGGTAACCTGGTGGTCCTTCGTATCTTGCCAGATTCCAGCAAAAGGGAGGTTGATATAAGTCGCATATATAGCAAAGGCAGATAAAGAGAGATAGAACAGTAGCTCATCAGACCACAACCACATAATTCCGACAATTGattgaagtaagcatacaacaaGGTAAAAACACTTCCTGTAGCTCCCTGTATTTGAATTTTCAGTATTATGATTTATTTGCCTATCAAGATCTCTATTCGTGTTGTGAAGAATCGAACGAATTTGGAGATAAATGAGACCTACCCCTGTGTTGGACCATAACCACATTGCTCCGGCAAACGATAAGTAAGTTGTGAGGTGCTTAACAAAATCGACTCTTCCTCTGAACAAATTGGCGTTGTTAATCGTGACACCATACAACCAGATAATGTAAACAATGCGAAGCAGTATTATGATGAGCCACGATCCAACAACGAGAATATCAACCATGCTTCGATATATTGTTACCCGTGAGGCCGTGACACCACACACTCATATGTACGTCTAAAACATAtgatctctcaaagaattcctacAAATACTACACACTTTAACGAAGAGGGATAATGAGACAGGGGCCAATTCACT
The Silene latifolia isolate original U9 population chromosome 11, ASM4854445v1, whole genome shotgun sequence genome window above contains:
- the LOC141613288 gene encoding uncharacterized protein LOC141613288 → MLRPWIQNVIDPKLHPGITFSQSIKDVWDELRERYSAGNTPRVHQLKSELNECKQGRDSGVEYYTRLKTIWDELGNYSKIKDCTCGAAASIEKEREEEKVHPFLMGLDSKLYGNIRTNLLMEDPIASLTRAYALILREERHASLTKVKEDRNEDGMVARVYNGGKGRNLKPETEEETPPPQCTHCGKYYHTE